The genomic interval TTATTTACCAGGGTGCGCGCCTCGTCCTGAAACCCTTCAATACGCACTTATGCTTCTACAAAAGAAAATTCGAACCGAGAAAGCATCACGCAGACTTTCTCCCAAAAGGTTGGTATGATGAGACGTTACAGCGATAAACAAAATGTTCAAAAAAAGCCGTATTACAGTGATCGTTACTTTGTAGCCCCTCAAATTCCAAAAGAGGCTGTGGAGAGTGACGAAATCTTTGCCAATGATGTCAAAGTATTGCAAGAGAGTTTTGAGATCAAAGAGGCGTATATTCAAAGGGGGCAATTGGTTGTTTATATTGACCCAAAAGATAACGTCGATGTTTTAATGGCTTTAAGAGATCAGCTCTCCTACAACTTTTTGAGTGAACACAGCGCGATTGACTGGTTAGCCAAAAGTGGTGAATTTGAGATTTTTTACCAGATGCTTTCAACCTCAAAGCGTAAACGCATGCGTGTGAAATGTTTTATCAAAGAAAAAGAGGTGCTTAAAAGCGTTATTAACGTTTACAAAAGTGCCGATTGGGCGGAGCGCGAGATGTACGATATGTTCGGTGTTATTATCAGTGGACATCCGTATATGAAACGTATTTTAATGCCCGATGATTGGTATGACCATCCGCTTCGCAAAACCTATCCGTTGCACGGTGATGAAGTGGCGCAATGGTATGAGATCGATAAGATTTTTGGTAAAGAGTACCGTGACATCATAGGACCCGAAGATCGCGATAGTGCACGTGTGGATGTGAACGATACGTACCGTTTTGCACACCTTAACCACGAAGTGCCTTTTGGTGCTGAGCCAAGCCAAGAAAAAACGAACATCGATTACCAAGAAGAGGGTGGCGTATTTATCGTGAAAAAACTCAAAAAAGAAGATGCTAAAATCGTGAAAGAGAGATATTAATCATGCAAAAAGTCAATCGTCTAAAACCTTTTTTTGAGAATATTGCTTTTGAGCGTGAAGATAACCACATGATCGTTAACTTTGGCCCTCAACACCCAAGTGCACACGGTCAGCTTCGTTTGATTTTGGAACTTGATGGCGAAAAAGTGAGCAAAGCGACCCCTGATATTGGCTATTTGCATCGCGGTATGGAGAAAATGGCTGAGAATATGATCTACAACGAATTTTTACCAACGACCGATCGAATGGATTATATTGCCGCAACTGCCAATAACTACGGCTTTGCGCTCTCGGTTGAAAAACTCATCGGTCTTGAAGTGCCAAGACGTGCTAAAGTGATTCGTATGATGCTTTTGGAGCTTAACCGCATCTCTTCTCACCTCTTTTGGCTCGCAACGCATGCCCTTGATGTGGGCGCGATGACAATTTTCCTTTACACCTTTAGAGAGCGAGAATACACGCTGGATTTGATCGAAGATTATTGTGGTGCGCGTTTGACGCACTCTTCGGTGAGAATCGGTGGTGTGCCACTGGATTTGCCAAAGGGATGGATTGACGGGCTCAATAAATTTATTAACCATTTGCCGCTTGATATTGCAGATTACGAAGGCTTACTTGACCAAAACCGTATCTGGAAAATGCGTTTGGAAGATGTGGGCGTTGTGAGCCCTGAACAAGCGCAAAGTTGGGGCTGTTCAGGACCGATGCTCAGAGGAAGTGGCATTGCATGGGATATTCGCAAAGAAGAGCCGTATGAACTCTACGATGAAGTGGAGTTTGATGTGCCTGTAAGTACGACCTGCGATAGTTATGGAAGGTATAAGCTTCACATGGAAGAGATGCGCCAAAGTGTTCGCATTCTCAAGCAACTCATTCCGATGTATGCGGAGACCTCACCCGAAATTATGGCCCATGCGCCTCAATATATCTCTGCGCCTAAAGAGCAGATTATGACGCAAAATTATTCGTTGATGCAGCATTTTGTACTCGTGACGCAAGGGATGCGTCCTCCTGTTGGAGAAGTGTATGTGGCGACCGAATCACCTAAAGGGGAGCTTGGTTTTTACATCAACTCTCAGGGCGATCCGTATCCTTACAGGTTAAAGCTTCGCGCACCGAGTTTCTTTCACACGGCACTTTTACAAGAGATTTTAGTGGGTGAATATTTAGCCGACGTGGTTGCGATTATTGGTAACGCGAACATCGTCTTTGGCGAAATTGACAGATAGGAGAAGGCGATGCAACGGTATGATTTACGCCATTTAGGGGATGATTTTTACGGACGTATGCTTGAGATTATCGATGAGACAGCCATGGGTGAAGTGTCCATTTTTATGTTTGAGATCGGTGATTTTTCTCCCATTCAAAAAAGTGCAGACGTCATCAAGGAGGCAGGTTGGACACTCATGAACTCGTTGAAATTCAATGAAGCTGACTGGACAATTGTGGTTAAAAAAGTGAAAAGTGAAGTAGCATAGATGGTAAAGAAGCAATTTATAGAAGCCTTAAATCAGCCGAGCCAAGACGCTTTTGCGTTTACATGTAAAGAGTTTGATCTTATTATTTGTCTAGGAACGCTTCCTTCTCGCCATGACACAACACTCTTGGAAGATTTGAGTGCGAGTGAGGCTAAAGTGGTCTATCTCTTTACGATGGAAGATTCCGATTTGGTTGAAAAAAGTACTTTTTTTAGCCGCTATGAAGTGGGTGCAGAAGAGGGTGTATTGGCACTTCTTGCCAAAAGTTTTCTTTTACATGTAAAGCTTCCAGAAACTGTTCAAAACTATTTTGAAGAACTCGATGAGGGTTACATCAGTGCGGAGAGCAATCTAGGCGAAGAAGAGATTGAAGAGATCGAAGCGTTGTATCAAGAGGCTAACCGTGTGCTGATTGTTTTAGGTGATGATCTGATACGTCATCCACAAGCTGCTTCTATTGCACATCTTGCAGGATTGATCGCAAAGTTTGGCAAAGCGAAATTGCTTGTTGTGGGTAGCACACCTGAAATGATTGTCTCATCACACAATGAGAGCGTTTTAGGCGCAGTTGAAAATCTGAAAAGTTTTGATGGGGTTGTGGTTTACCAATGCCCTGTAACGCAAGCGGATGAAGAGCAACTTCTCATCGGTTCCGCCCAGTTTCAAATGGCAGCCAAAGTGCAAAACAACGACAAAATCACGGTTGCCATCAACCAAGAGGTCTATCCGCGCACCTTTGTTCGCGACGATAGTTTAAAAGGCGTGATCGCTTTAATGCCCTGTGCGAAAGCGGACTCTAACTATCCCTACCATGTAGTAAAAATAGTGAAGGCAGAGCAATGAGCGATGTTTTAATAACCATAGATGGAAAACAGTGTACCGCGACAGAGGGTGAATACGTTTTAGGCGTTGCGCGCAGAAACGATATTTTTATCCCAGCGCTCTGTTATGTAACGAACTGTTCACCAACGCTTGCGTGTCGTTTGTGTTTGGTGGATATCGATGGCAAAAGGGCGTACAGTTGTAACGCACGCGCCAAAGAGGGCATGAACGTTATCACGAAAACGGAAGAGATCGAAAAAGAGCGAAGAGCGATCATGGAGATTTATGACATTAACCATCCTTTGGAGTGTGGTGTCTGCGACCAAAGTGGTGAATGCGAACTGCAAAACTACACCTTGCATATGGCTGTGGACAGCCAACACCACTGCATCGCCGACACGCACCGCCCAACCAAACAGTGGGGTAAAATCCATTACGATGCATCACTCTGTATCGTGTGTGAGCGTTGTGTCACGGTGTGTAAAGATATGATCGGCGAATCAGCCCTTAAAACCGTTCCTCGCGGTGGTGCTGAGCTTGATAAGGCATGGAAAGATAAAACCGAAAAAGACGCCTATGCGATGTGGAATAAACTCCAAAAGTCGATCATCGGTATTGCCAGTGGTGCTGAAACACTCGACTGTACACAGTGTGGCGAGTGTACGGCGGTATGTCCTGTAGGAGCGCTTGTTAGCTCAGACTTCCAATACACGTCTAACGCATGGGAACTTCAAAAAATCCCAGCGTCTAATCCGCATAGCAGTGATTGTTCGCTTCTTTATTACGATGTCAAACACACCAGTACGAGTAATCCTGAACCTAAAATTTACCGCGTCAATAGTGACCATAACTACGCGCCCCTTCATGCGGCAGCTCGTTATGGTTTTGACTTCCAAAACGAGGTTACATGTAAAGATGAAAGTGCGTTTGCACGGGTGGTTGAACTGCTTCAAACCAAAGTTGATACCATCGTTTTTGACAGTTACATTACCAATGAAGAAGCGTTGATTTTACAAAAACTCAAAGAGAAATTTGGCTTTAAGTTAGTAAACGAAGATGCCAAAGCGTATCAAAACTTCCTCAAACATTTTGCAAGTACATCAGGTTCAAATCTCTACAGTGGCGATTTAAAATTTATTTCTGAAAGCAATTTTGTCGTAAGCTTTGGATCTGCGATTAAAACTGATAGCCCTAATGCAGGGTATGCGATGAATAATGCGATTGGTATGAACAAAGGTGCTGGACTTTATTTCCACCCTGTGGCAGACCCCATCGTTTCGGCTTACTCAAAAAATCTTCTTAGTATCACTCATAAAATTGGCGCAGAAGAAGCCATCGCTTATCTTCTACTTGACCTTTTTGGTGATAAAGCGGCGATGCCAAAAGGTGTCGTTGACTATCTTGCCTCTTTTCACGCAGTAGAGAAAAAAATCATTCAAGAGAGCGTCAAAGAAGAGATCAAAGAGATGGTCAAAGACGAAGAGAGTGGCGAAGAAAAAGAGGTTGTTAAAACCATCACGAAAATGGTGGAGACCGAGATTGAAGTTGACACCAATGCGCTTCTTGAGATGATTGGTGAGGAAGTGGATTTGGTTGAGAAAATTACTAAACTGCTGGATAAAAAAGATAGCTTTAGTTTGATCGCGGGCGAAGACCTTTACACGCATCCACGAGCGGAAAATATCGCCAAACTGTTAGGCTTGATTGAGCGTTTTACCGCGTTTAAACTGGTCATTATTCCTTCACGTACCAATACATTGGGTATTTCGCTCATCTGTGATTTGGACGATGTAAAAGGAAACTTTAGTCTAGGCTATAACGTGAAAGGTGATTTTACGCTGAGTAGTTTGGGTAAGGGTGATTTGGATATGCCAGCCCTTAATCAACAAGAAGGAACGTTTACGTCGATGAACAAATGCGTTGTTCCTACCAACGCGGCACTTGCTTTTAAAGGCTATTGTCTTAATGATATTGCTAATGCCGTGGGCTTGGAAGCGGAGTGGACGATTGATTATACGCCTTATTTACCGAGTGAAAAAGGTTTTAAGAAAGAGAAATTTGATACCTTGCCGAACCGTTTTGAAAACGATGGTACTGAAAATCGTGGCTACGCCCTTGAGCCTCAAACGTTTACATGTAAAGATAATGTTGAACCAATTGCAAGCTTTACATGTAAAGAGGGCGATGTGGTTTACCGTGCTAATCCAGTATATCAATTTAGCGCCTTCACCAACAAAGCGCATCAACTCAGTGAAGCAGGAGCGCTGTACGCATCGACGGCATTCTTAGAAGCTAAAAATCTTCACGATGGTGCAGTCGTTACCGTGGAAAATGAGGCAGGTGCGAAGTTGGTTATCGCTGTAAAAGAAGAGAAGATGATCGATGGATTGATCGCGTATCTTCCAACGTTCGATACCAAAATCGATACCGCACCGTTTTTTAAAGAGGGTTACCGATTCGCTCACGTCGTGATTAAAGGAGTTGAACATGTTTGAAACAGCCGTTTTGGTTGAAACCATTGTCAAAGCCGTCATTGTTGTTGCGGTGGTTGCAGGTATGGCAGGGTTTGCGACGTTTATTGAACGAAAAGTGTTAGCCTTTATGCAACGCCGTCTAGGACCCATGAATGTGGGCCCGTATGGGTTATTACAACTCGCAGCCGATGGTATTAAACTCTTTACCAAAGAGGACATTGTCCCTCAAAATGCGGTCAAGCCTATTTTTATGATAGCCCCCGTGATTGCTGCAACAACAGCGTTTGTGGCGATGGCAGCGGTTCCTTATTTTCCTGAATTCACCCTTTTTGGCTATGTGATTCATCCGATTATCTCCGACATTAACGTAGCACTTTTGTATGTGATGGGCGTGGCATCGGTGGGCATTTATGGTCCACTACTAGCTGGTATGAGCAGTGCCAATAAATGGTCACTTTTAGGTGCGGCACGCGCTGTGGTGCAGATGCTCTCGTTTGAAGTGGTCACGGGTTTATCGGTACTTGCACCGATTATGATGATAGGCTCTTTATCACTGATTGATATTAACGATTACCAAAGTGATGGTCTTACCAGTTGGCTGATTTGGAAGCAACCTTTAGCCTTTATTTTGTTTGCGATGGCGGGATTCATGGAGACCAATCGTGCGCCTTTTGATACGATTGAGTTTGAAGCCGAAGTTGTGGCTGGGTATGCGACGGAGTATTCAGGTATGCGTTGGGGACTCTTTTTCATTGGTGAATATGCCAATATGATCACGATTTCAGTCCTTGTCAGCATCCTCTTTATGGGCGGCTACAATTCACTTTGGTTTATTCCAGGAGCCGTGATGATGTTAGTGAAAGTCTCTTTTTGGGTCTTTTTATTTTTATGGGTAAGAGCAGCATGGCCACACATTAGACCCGATCAGTTGATGTGGGTCTGTTGGAAAGTCTTAATGCCTTTAGCGGTGATTAACATCTTAATCACTGGCTTTGTGCTGATTTAGGAGGATGAAATGGAATTAAAAGATTTTAAGCAACGTAATATTTCTCCTGGATACATCTTTCTTGAGGGTGAAAAAGCACCTGAAAATGGGTGGCAAGCGTTTCAAAAAGTGGTCAAACGAACGCTCAAAGGCGAGCTTTTTGTTGGTCTTTGGATAGTGTTTCGAGAGATGATTCGTTTTGACATTCACACGATTCAGTACCCTGCCGAAAAAATGGAGATGAGTCCACGCTATCGTGCCATTCATCGTCTGCTTCGTCTGTTTGAAAGTGGTAGTGAGCGCTGCATTGGGTGTGGGTTGTGTGAGAAAATTTGTATCTCGAATTGTATTCGCATGGACACGCACATTGATGAGAAAAGCCGAAAAATGGTGAGCGAATACAGCATTAACTTTGGGCGTTGTATCTTTTGTGGGTATTGCGCTGAGGTCTGTCCTGAACTTGCCATCGTGCATGGGGTAGAGTATGAAAATGCCAGTGAACAACGCGCTCATTTTGGTCTCAAAGAGGATATGTTAACCCCGCTTGATACCTTTAGAGCCAACGAACAAAAAGAGTTTCCAGGGTTTGGTGCATTAAGTGATAATGCCGATGAAGCTGTGAAACAGACACCATTAGCGTATTGAGGTAGCCATGTATGAAATTATAGCATTTTATGTTTTTGCCGCATTGACCATCGGTATGTTTAGCATTGTGGTGACGAGTCGTAATGCCCTGTATGCGATGAGTGCATTAGCGGGCGGAATGATCTTCATCTCGGGCTTCTTTTTCATTTTGGATGCCGAGTTTTTAGGGGTCGTTCAAATCGTCGTTTATTCGGGCGCTATTATGGCACTTTACGCGTTTGGTATGATGTTTTTTGATACAACCCGCGATGTTTCAGAGAAAATGCGCTCCAAAAGAATCGCCTACAGCCTCTCCCTCTCCAGTGCGGTTTTGATTGTCGTCATTTTATGCGCACCGCTTGTGGGCGAGAGTGTGGAAGCACTGTATCCTAGCATCGAGGGTGTAGGCAATGTTCAGATGATCGGCGTTGTGCTCTTTACCAAATACTTAGTTCCGTTTGAGTTAGCCGCCATCATGCTTTTGGTTGCGATGATCTCAGGCATTGTGCTTGCGAGTAAAAAGATGGATGAGTATTTAGCCATCGAAGATGAAGATCTTGAAGATGTCAAGGAGGGCAGATGATCACCTTAACACACTATTTTATTTTAACAGGTATTCTATTTTCCATTGGGCTTGTCGGTGTGATGCGACGAACGAACCTTTTAATGCTTTTTTTCTCAACCGAGATTTTGCTCAATGCGATTAACGTAGGGTTTGTAGCGGTTTCAAAATATTACAACGATCTGAGCGGTCAACTTTTCGCCTTTTTTATCATTGCCGTTGCGGCAAGTGAAGTTGCCGTGGGGCTTGGACTTCTCATCTTGTGGTACAAACGCAATGGCTCGGTTGATCTTAACAGCCTTCAAACGATGAAAGGGTAAGCATGGAAAATTATCTTTATACCGCACTCTTTGCACCCTTGGTAAGCTCACTGTTTGTCGCCTTGTTTGCGGCACGCCCTAAGATGCTTTTTACGGGCATTGTGGCTTCTCTTCTTATTGCGATTTCGATGATTGCCTCCTTTGTGTTGCTCATCGATGTGAACACGTATGGCCCTTTACATGTAACGATGATGGACTGGATTGCCGCGGGCAATTTGGACGTTCCGTTTGGCTTTGTGGTCGATGAAATTTCTGTCATTATGATGGTCACCGTCACGCTGGTTTCAACCATCGTTCATATCTATTCGATTGGGTATATGGATTACGATAAGAGCTTTAACCGCTTTTTCTCTTACCTTTCCGCCTTTGTTTTCTCGATGATGATTTTGGTCATGAGCGATAACTTTGTAGGGCTTTTCATTGGTTGGGAAGGCGTGGGACTGTGTTCATGGCTCCTCATTGGTTTTTGGTACCAAAAACACTCTGCCTCTTGGGCGGCGAATGAAGCGTTTATTATGAACCGAATTGCCGACCTTGGCATGTTGATGGGTCTTTTTCTGATCTACTGGAGTGTGGGATCATTCCAATACGATGAATTTTTTGCCAGCGTAAAAACGATGGATTCTACGCTTCTGACAACGATTGGTATCTTCTTATTTATCGGTGCGATGGGTAAATCAGCACAGTTTCCCCTTCACACATGGCTCGCCGATGCGATGGAAGGTCCAACACCGGTTTCAGCACTCATTCACGCGGCGACCATGGTAACCGCAGGTGTTTATCTGGTTATTCGTTGTGGCGAACTCTATGCCCTTATCCCCGATGTGGGCTTTGCAATCGCATCCTTAGGCGCATTTGTCGCACTCTTTGCCGCTTCAATGGCATTGGTCAATAACGATCTTAAACGCATTATCGCCTACTCAACGCTTTCACAATTAGGTTACATGTTTGTGGCAGCAGGACTGGGTGCCTACTGGATTGCACTGTTTCACTTGATGACACACGCCTTCTTTAAATCACTTCTTTTTTTGGGTGCGGGTAATGTGATGCACGCGATGCACGATGAACTCAACATCAAAAAAATGGGTGGGTTGTATGGTTCGATGAAAGCAACGGCTATTTTGATGAGCGTGGCTTCGGTGGCATTGGCGGGAATTTATCCTTTCGCTGGCTTTTTCTCCAAAGATAAAATCTTGGAAGTTGCCTTTAATGAAGGTGCATACTTTTTATGGTTTGCCCTTTTCATCGGTGCGGGACTCACTGCATTTTACAGTTTCCGTTTGGTAATGCTCGTTTTCTTTGGCGAAAAAGAGCATGTGAAGTATGGCATTCATCCGCATGAAGCGCAACCGTTTGTCATTTATGCCCTGCTTCCTTTAGGGCTCTTAGCTATTGTGGCAGGATTTCTAGAACATACGTTTGAAGGGTTTGTAACGCGTCTTTTGGCACAGTATGAGATTCACATCGAACACGGTACGGAAGTGTTGCTCATTGCCGCCACATTGGGAATTGCGCTCAGTGGAATTGCTTTTGCAGTTTACATGTACAGGCACGGAGGTTTCCCAAAATCGTGGGAAGAACGTTTTTGCTACAAACTTTTAAGCAACCAATACTATATACCCAAACTCTATGAACTCTATATTATGCGTCCTTTTAGTGCTTTAGCAAACTTTGCATGGCAAAAAATTGATACGAAAGTGGTGGATTTAACAGTGGATTTAATTGCTAAAATGGTGTACTCCACAGGTGAAAAAAGCAGAAAAATGCAAAGTGGTAACCTCTCTGATATGCTCAGATGGATGGTGGTTGGTATGATTGGCTTACTCATTTTAGCCTTCGTTTATAGACCGATGGTTTAGGGAGTAGAAGATGGAACATATTTTATCACTTCTTGTATTTTTCCCTGCAATTGCAGGGCTCTTAGGCTTTTTGGTCGTTAAAGAGAGCATTCGAGCGTATGGTATCAGTGTCAGTGCGATTGAGTTTTTTCTCTCGATTATTTTATGGATTGGCTATGATGGTTCCAATGCTGGCTATCAATTTGTCGAGTATTATCCTTTTATCTCAAGCTATGGTATGAGTTATTATCTTGGCGTGGACGGTATTTCCCTTTTCTTAGTGATCTTATCGACCTTTATTACGATGATCGCACTTATTGCACTGAGTATCGAAAAAGAGATTAAAAACCTTATCATCTCCGTGCTCTTTTTAGAGATGACGATGGTGGGCGTATTTGTGATCTTGGATGTGATTTGGTTCTACGCCTTTTGGGAACTCTCTTTGGTGCCGATGCTCTATATCATTGGTGCGTGGGGAAGTGCGAACCGTATGTACGCTTCGATAAAATTCTTTCTCTACACCTTTGCAGGCTCCGTTTTAATGCTTGTGGGCATTTTGTATATGGGCTTTTTATACCACGAGGCAACGGGTATTTGGAGTTTTGCATTGCCAGATTGGTATTTGTTGCAAGTACCATTTGAGACGCAACTGTGGCTTTTTGGAGCGTTCTTCTTAGCGTTTGCGATTAAAGTGCCGATGTTCCCGTTTCATACATGGCTGCCTTATGCGCACGGTCAAGCCCCAACGATTGGTTCGATCATCCTTGCAGCCGTGCTTCTTAAAATGGGAAGTTACGGTTTTGTCCGTTTTTCACTCCCGCTATTTCCGGATGCGTCGGTCTATTTTCTGATCCCTGTGGCGGTGATTTGTATCATCATGGTGATTTACGCGGCGATGATTGCGTATGCACAAAAAGATATGAAACAGGTGATTGCCTACAGTTCGATTTCGCATATGGGTATTGTCATCCTTGGAACGTTTGCAATGAATGCTGAGGGCATTACAGGCTCCATCTTCTTGATGCTGAGCCATGGTATTGTCAGTGGCGCTCTGTTTATGCTGGTGGGGGTCATTTACGATCGCCGTCATACGAAGCTTATGAGTGATTTTGGAGGTCTGGCTTCCGTGATGCCAAACTTTGCAACCATCTACGGCATTATGCTGATGGCCTCTGTTGGACTTCCTCTTTCCATCGGATTTGTTGGGGAGTTTTTATCCTTAGCAGGGTTTTACCGCATTAGCTGGGTAATGACATTGTTGGCGGGAACGGGCATTATTTTGGGTGCAGTTTACATGCTCGTTTTGTATAAAAAATCTTTTTTTGGTGAAGTCGTGCATGCTGAGAATAGAACCCTCAAAGATCTTAACGCAAAAGAGTTAACGGCACTGATTCCGTTAGTGGCACTGGTCGTCATTTTGGGTGTTTATCCCAAACCCGTACTCAGTGTGATTGATATGAGTGTTCAAAAGATGCTGGTACTCATGGATCAAAAAGCGGTTGTGCAAGAGACAAAAGATCTGTTGTTTAAAGCCAATACGATAGGAGGAGCCTACTAATGTTAGAGCCTATTATCATTGATGTCGCAAGCCTCAATCTGCCTGCGCTTCTTCCTATGGCAATTCTTGTTGTGGGTGCCCTAGCGGTTATTTGTGCTGATTTAGCGGTTAAAGGGCTCAATCGTAGTTTTTTAACGATGATTACAGTGCTCTTCATTATCTTGGATTTTGGCGCGGTGATTGGCTACACAGGTCCTTCACGTGGATTTTTTGATGTGCTTTTGGTCGATGGCATTGCCATAATGGCACAAGTGATTATTTTAGTCGCTTCGGCTCTTTTCTTACCGCTCTCGTTAAGTCATCGCCACTTTAGAGAGTTTCGAATGGCAGAATTTTACGCCCTCTTTATGTTTATGATCGTAGGGTTCCAATGTATGGTGGTCAGCGACAATCTCATTTTGATTTTTATTGGATTAGAAACTTCAAGCCTTGCGCTTTACACACTCATTGCGCTACACAACCGTGCTAAAGCCTTTGAAGCAGCGATTAAATACTTCACTATGGGTGCATTGGCGGCTGGATTTTACGGAATGTCCGCACTTATTTTTTATGCTCTCACGGGGAGTGTTGAGATTTATCAGATCGAAAAAGTACTGATGGCGCGTCATTTTGAGCCACTTATTGGTGTGTTAGCGGCAACGGTATTTATGTTAGGTGCGCTTGGATTTAAACTCTCCTTGGTGCCATCACACACATGGACACCTGATGTGTACGAAGGAAGTTCAGCACCACTGGCTGGGTATATGTCCGTTGTACCAAAAATCGCAGGATTTGTGGTCGCAATGCGTCTGTTTGAGATGCTCGTAGCTTCGGGTGTGGTATGGGTAGAGCACATTCTTTACGTAGCCGTAGTGCTCACAATGACGTTAGCCAATCTTACAGCTCTTGTGCAAGAAGATGTCAAACGAATGTTAGCCTTTAGCTCCATTTCGCATGCGGGCTTTATGATGGCAGCCATTTTAATCGGAACAACCCAAGCCAATACTGCTCTTTTTCTCTATTGGACGCTTTTTATGTTTACCAACCTTGGCGCATTTACAATGCTTTGGATTGTCCGACATCGTAAAAATCTTTGGGATGAGCGTTATCAACACCCCTACACCAAATTTTCTGGCTTGGTCAAGATTATGCCTACAACGGCAACGATTATGGGTATTTTCATGTTTGCACTTGCGGGTATGCCACCTTTTTCTGTCTTTTGGGGTAAGCTCTATCTGATCAGTGCTGCGATTAACAGTGAGTTTATTTTCTTAGCTGTTATCATCGCGCTCAACAGTGCTATTGCGGTGTACTATTACATGAAGTTGGTCATTTACATGTTCTTAAAAGAGCCTGTCACTATCGATGCAAAGTTGTATGCCACCAATGCGTCAACCCCATTAAAAGTTATTGTGGGTGTTGCGGTTATTTTCACTATTTTTGCGATTGTTTTCGTGGATCCTTTATTAATGGTTATTACCAAATATGTGATCGCTAGCGGTTTTTAATAAGGGGTGAAAAACCCCTTATTTTGCTATAATGCACGCATGAAATCTATTTTAATCTTCCTTTTAGCATCGGTACAACTCTTCGCTTTGGAGATTGTTTTAAACAGTGGAAAAGAGAGTAGGGTGAATTACGCCATCTTACATGTAATGGATGCAAAGCCCTTTTTATGCCAAACAATCCCTGATGCCCTCGATAAAAAACACTACATTTGTACGATCAATCGACCCATTGACAAACCCATAGATTCGAAGAAAATGAAGCTCGTAGAGCTTGATTTTTATGAAAAAGAGGGTCTGTTTTATGTCGCGATTGAGCCAAAAGTCGATTCAAAACTGATCCCTGTGGAAGAGAGTCTTTATACGACCAGTGAGATTTTAACGAAACCTCAAGAGAAGCTTTATTCCCACTGGACGATTCTCTTGCAAGAAAAACCCCTTTATGAAGAGAAGAGTGTTCAAGATGGAATTGACTTTCCTGTTGAATTCCCCAAATATCAAAAGCCTTACATCGGCGCACTTGATCTCAATGGTGCTCCTATTTCATACGCACAAAGCAAAGATATAGGGCTCTATTTAGAGATTAAGAAGGCGTATGAGAGTGGTTATTATGATAATGTGGTGAAAGATGTCAAACGTGTTTTAACGCTTTTTCCTAACTCGATTTTTCGAAGTGAACTGGAACTGTATCAGATGCGCGCCATGGATAAAGTCTTGAGCGCTAAAGGTGAAGACAAATCCGATAATCTCGCTTTCAATGAAAATGACATTATCACTGTGGGTAAACGGTGGACAA from Sulfurospirillum multivorans DSM 12446 carries:
- the nuoN gene encoding NADH-quinone oxidoreductase subunit NuoN; this translates as MLEPIIIDVASLNLPALLPMAILVVGALAVICADLAVKGLNRSFLTMITVLFIILDFGAVIGYTGPSRGFFDVLLVDGIAIMAQVIILVASALFLPLSLSHRHFREFRMAEFYALFMFMIVGFQCMVVSDNLILIFIGLETSSLALYTLIALHNRAKAFEAAIKYFTMGALAAGFYGMSALIFYALTGSVEIYQIEKVLMARHFEPLIGVLAATVFMLGALGFKLSLVPSHTWTPDVYEGSSAPLAGYMSVVPKIAGFVVAMRLFEMLVASGVVWVEHILYVAVVLTMTLANLTALVQEDVKRMLAFSSISHAGFMMAAILIGTTQANTALFLYWTLFMFTNLGAFTMLWIVRHRKNLWDERYQHPYTKFSGLVKIMPTTATIMGIFMFALAGMPPFSVFWGKLYLISAAINSEFIFLAVIIALNSAIAVYYYMKLVIYMFLKEPVTIDAKLYATNASTPLKVIVGVAVIFTIFAIVFVDPLLMVITKYVIASGF
- a CDS encoding tetratricopeptide repeat protein — encoded protein: MKSILIFLLASVQLFALEIVLNSGKESRVNYAILHVMDAKPFLCQTIPDALDKKHYICTINRPIDKPIDSKKMKLVELDFYEKEGLFYVAIEPKVDSKLIPVEESLYTTSEILTKPQEKLYSHWTILLQEKPLYEEKSVQDGIDFPVEFPKYQKPYIGALDLNGAPISYAQSKDIGLYLEIKKAYESGYYDNVVKDVKRVLTLFPNSIFRSELELYQMRAMDKVLSAKGEDKSDNLAFNENDIITVGKRWTKEFASDENIPEVLMLMTKAYIKSGSKSDTNYFIDILISEHPDSLFTKRAILLYADNLFLKKEKDKAMKLYLDVLFSAQDLDIASEAAIRLSDHQMDAGKMKEAKEYLLKVLNVNAQYLLKDKEASYKLARRLFEHRLYDLAAKITDLLLDNASKREDNRELLLKESGDWHAKANEVEAAHARYQEYLND